TGAGCATTATGTCAGCACAATTCTCCAAAGTCATGAATGAaatttaaattcattcatttatttatttaccgtAACTGCTTGACCTgttatgcaggatttatacttctgcactGAATCAACGTTgtaccctacgctgtagcctgatgtgcaccttcccaaaaatgtaactacacattgagacctcctgtctatttctgtaagctgaaaccatttctctcagtggaatcaaagcttttatttactttaatttcacagataagaaacaataaattgtgaagacaataaagcctccacaaaaatagcattttaagtcttgtgtgtgtttatcctggcttcatatgagcactggaaatctccgctcgtcgctaggcttgtgttagcatgttagcatgttgtatttgtttggaaaacgtgtttagtataagacagttgttttgtcagtgaaccttctgagttgtaatggagtcgaattatgtgccgttacctttgttaaatgctgctgttgtccctggcttcatatgagtagaggaaaagtctgctagctgctaggctaatttatacaatgtcaaatgccataggcttgtgctaaaaactttagcatgttgtatttgtgtccagataaagacaagtgctttgtctgtgaatgctgtgagttatagtgaagctgatttaatgtgtgtttaatatgcattttgggtgtgttttggatcaacCAAACTTTACAGTACTTCACTGAACCCTGCCACTGACCagtattttggaggtgtaactgcagctgACACACCTCTGCACTAATATAAATGCTTACAATGGCGTTGGCCATGTGGGTAGACTACGGTTGAGGCTCTACATaaagctgacgcacaagtatagaTCCCGCTAAAGGGGTCGCAGGGccgctggagcctatcccagctaacattgggcaagaggcagggttcaccttggacaggtcaccagactatcacagggctgacacatagagacagacaaccattcacactcacattcacacctacggacaattgagagtcaccagttaacctacatgtctttggactgtgggaggaagctggagtacctgaagaaaacccacgctgacacggagagaacatgcaaactctgaaatttaaatattaaacattaatTGTTGAATGTGGACAAATTCAATCAgttaaactgtttttgtttgttttgttttgttttgttttgttttgcgtTTTTGTACTCACCATTGGTGGCAGACTGGtagtgtagtggagggtatgcCCACCCCTTTTTCTGTCCATTTACAGTATAGCCACCTGTCAGCCACAACTAACTAACATAactatacccacttcctcctctgtaatCGTACCTCATCAACCACCACTTCACCACAGGCAGACGTATTCTCTGAAATACAAGCAAAAGTCCAGCATTCAAAGTTTTcctgagtaaaagtacagaaagAGTTATTGGTTTATTATTAGTGAGGCATTACTGTgtgcagcattttaatgttttagtgCACAACTGCGACATAACCAGTGAGGACACTGAGTTCatgctctctgttttttttcatatttttctatGAATTTGAGGGTTTTACTGCGGGAGTTTGCACTACAAGTTAAAATAACACACTGGGCTTATTTTAGGCTGATTCCTGGATGGAGAATAAATGCAAGATTTTTAAATTGGACCACTAGACTCATTCCATAATCTTCATGGCTCTGCCTGTGACCTTGTAGGATTTACAAATAACAGCTATATCCATGGACTAGCTTTCAGTGGACAGACTGCTGAACAAATAACCCCAACCCACCCTCCAAACAACTAGCACTTAGGTCGTGAGtgctaatatatatatatatatatatatatatatatatatatatataaaaacagtgCATTATTGCTCGTCTTTAAAATAGTactaatttgtttttcattagaGCATCGGTGTCAAATATACGGCCCGCAGACCAGAATcagcccgccaaagggtcctaCCCAGTCtgctggatgactttgcacacctgatgttgatgcacttgtgaaggctgagatgtgccaggtttcaggagcaagctGAACAGTGAGATGAGTGGCCTACCTCATATAAAATGCTGCCTGACCTGAATACAGttccctgaaaaaaaaaaaaacaatgactaCTTTTGTGGTCAaatttaaagatactgaacattatgcaaaatattagcagctgtatcagacttctgtcTTCAAACAATATGGGTgaaaccctgctgctgaggcactgcCCAAACATTTGGTTTGTTCTAAATGTTCCTGTAAAGCAGAGGATAATTTACCCTGCTTCCTCCATTGAAATGTAATGTTGTGGCGAAGCAGAcgtcctgtctatttctgtaagttgaaaccatttccctcagtggaaaaaaagcttttatttactttaatttcacagataagaaacaataaattgtgaagacaataaagccttcacagaacattttaagtcttgtgtgtgatttatcctggcttcatatgaggaaATCTCCCCTCATCACTAggatacaatgtaaaatgccataggcttgtgctaataacgttagcatgttatactTGTTTGCAAAACGTGTTTAGtaaaagacagttgttttgttggtgaaccttgtgagttgtaatggagccttattttgtaacgttacctttgttaaatgttgctgttgtccctgactacatatgagaagaggaaaagtctgctagctgctaggctaatttatacaatgtaaaataggcttttgctaataactttagcatgttgtattcgtttggaaaacgtgtttagtaaaagacagttgttttgtcagtgaaccttgtgagttgtaatggagctgaattttgtaacgttacctttgttaaatgttgctgttgtccctgactacatatgagaagaggaaaagtctgctagctgctaggctaatttatacaatgtaaaatgccataggcttttgctaataactttagcatgttgtattcgtttggaaaacgtgtttagtgaaagacagttgttttgtcagtgaaccttgtgagttgtaatggagctgaattttgtaacgttacctttgttaaatgttgctgttgtccctgaaTTCATATTCACAAAATAGCCTGTAATATTAATTATGCTaattgtgctaataacattagcatattgtatttgtggggatTTGTGTTCATCTGtaaatgctgcgagttatagtgaagctgatttgtggacttgtgtttgaaattgtagctattaagccatgttgagtgttttgaatcaactaaacttcacagcacttgACAGAATCCCTgccaccaactagtgttttggaggtgtaactgcagcagACACACCACCTtacaaatgctcacaatggtgtaggCCTAGGCCATGTACGCAGGCTATGGCAGAGGCTCTGTGTAGACCTGAGCACAAGTATAACGCTTTAGGGGTTGCGAAgaagctggagcctatcccagctgacattgggcgagaggcggggtacaccatggacaggtcgccagactatcacagtgttcactttagtttggtgtggtgatgccagcatcacacaggagtggaaatgtatgaACATGTGAGTAGTGACTGGCTTAATGTGGAAAAACGGACATcttgttgaaattgcacttatcAACCTGGAGGTCAGGCTGTTCATCGtatgttttgtaaaatgatttTCAGAATGTGCTTCCTTACACTAAAACAAAGGGACATATTTTgaggtgttgttatttataggttagTTTCCAAAGGTTTTACAGGTCTGGCACTTGAAACCAGACTGGGCAGGTTTCCTTTCTTAGCCTTTAACCAGTGAATGCATAGAGAGTGATTTACAGAGAtagaaagggggagagaggaggagagggattccatgtttaaaaaaaagacagagaggccGCGTGTCAGACTGCATAAATAACTGTCGGCATGATGTAAACACAGCGGTCATAACCCGAGCGAATTAAAACAACTGGTCTGGGCGGGATTAAAGCTCAGCCCGCAGCTTTACTGCAACTTTCAAGATGTCTAAAATGTCCTCTGACCTCCGGCAGCTCGCGCCGCTCCGCTCCTcgcttctgattggctgaattcTAAATCGTCTATCCAATCAATGACAGTTAATTTGCTTAAACgtaaaaatgtcagtttaaaataacatttgagcCTAATTTCGTAGTGATATTGATTCAGAAAATTActtaaaaagttatttttattgctaGTCTTAATAATTAATTAAGCTTAATAATTTATGTCCTAacaatgttaaaatattaatagtaataaaaagcaataaattGTTATCATTAAactgataaaataatatattaaactaattaaataataaattactATATTATATAGATAACATCAGTtatatagaaaatatattatattattgaatCATACTATTGatattatttataaatattttattttatttttattattttaatattttatatttaattataaaatatgttatacaaaattataaatataataGGCCTGTTATAATAacatattatatatacatattaataATGATGAAAAACTCTTATCATTAAACTaacaaaataatatattaaaagagtaataaatgaatatattatatagaaaatatattaaaataaatataatttatagataatatattttatatatagtatatatacaatatattaaaatatgtttctattaaaatatttacattcattttaatatttatattacaATTTTTTAAAGCAGTATTAGCTTattagaaatgtatttatttataataaattattttctttttttgtttgttttttaaaccttttataCACAATGAAATTGGCAGGGAGATAAACTTGATTTGACTTGTTTAAACTACAAGAGGACGAACTGCTTTCAGGGTCCCAAATAATCTTTGAAGGCAAAAGTTTGTTTATGTAATGACAGCCACGTCCATTGTTATCTGTTAGAAACAACAGAGAGAGACTTATCTGCTCTGACGCTTGGTTGGTGCTCAGGTTCTGCTATTCTGAAGGAGTGCAGTGATAAGAGGGGGTTAATAGGTCAATGCATTGGCCCACACACACGAATAAAACACAttaacctttaaaaaaatcagtacaCAAGGTGTAAAAGtgatacaaatatattttatatacatgtaatctgtaCAACCATTTGAGACAGTGGACACTTTAAATGtgcacatccatccatccataatGCGGCCGCCAAAACAGGCCTGCACGAGCTACAAATGCATCTGCAGAgtataaaaaacaatgtaaagcACGCAGTTTATCTTTGAACCAGCAAAGACAACAATAGGTGACAGgatgcatttaaataaaaaaaattcaactcGTCTTTACGGGAACAAAAGGAGAGCGGATCTCCGTTATTCCCACTCAAAGTCTGCGGAGATGAGGCGTGCAGTTCagtcacaaaaacatttatttttccacctttgaattaaaaaaaaaaaaaaaaaaaaaaaaaaaaaagagtgtccGCTTTGGTTTCGTCATGACGCAGTTGTTCCACATAACCTTGTTGTGTTGAGCATTTCTTTCAAATCGTTGTCCGGCTTACCCGCGACCATGAAAGGCCACGTCTGCGGAGGGAAACACATACATCAGTTAGGACCATTAATGTATCAAGCAATTACATGTAAGTCACACAAAAATCTCAGACCTATTATGTGCCAATGAATCAGCTGCAAGGATCATGTGAATACAATTAATATCAGGCATGAGCTAAGGACTATACCCAGATGTTTGCACTGAATTTAAATATCAATATACATCAATAATCAGCCTATTTGTGTCTGTTATATTACCTTCTTAAGATCATCTGGACATCTGCTTTAATATTTGAGATATTGCACATttatttaagtcattttcatttcataattTAAGGCCCAGTGTGCAGGCCTACAGCATTTCTAGTCTATTTATTGATATTGAATAATTCATAAATGGTGATGCTTTCTCTGAGTCTGATTTTTACCTAAACACTCATCATAAACAGGAATTGTTTTACCCTTTAATGCACCTGCTTTGCAAAGCCATCACCCTCATCTGTCACCTTGGTGCCAAGCATGAGGCCTGCCAGAAGTCTGGTTAAAATCCTAATAAATGTACAAATTCCACTGGTGTAgcttttaataaaaataatgagtgATTCAAATTATGTTGGGCACATAATAAATTTAACAACATTTAATTCGGCATACTTTTTTTGGAATTTAGGCCTAACTTTAAACTTAAATTTTCcctcactctgttttttttcctcctcaatAACATATTAAAATGTAAGCTGTTTCCCCTCCTTTATATGCCCCAGTCTCACCAGGTTAACGGGGTGGATATATCCGTTTTCATATTTGTCGTTGGCCAGTATCTGCCGGAGGTGCGCGATGTAGCTGGACGCGAGGCGCAGCGTGTCCAGTTTGGAGAGCTTGGTGTCCGCCGGTACCCAGGGTAAGGTGGTCTTCAGCCGGGAGAAGGCTTTGGACAGGACTCGCATCCTGGCTCTCTCCCGAGCGTTGGCCGCGTTCCTCTGCACATGCTTGCCCTCCTGCTGTGCCACACCCTTGGGCGCCGTTTTCCGGGACGCCGTCTTCCGTTTCTTGCCCGGCGCGTCGTTGGCGCAAGTGCCCTCGCAGTTGGAGCTCTCCTCCGTGCTCTCGTTGGAGTCTTTACCGGAGGAGCCGAACTTCAGGATGCCGTCCAGGAGCTCGTCGTCGACATCGCTGAGAGACCCGGTGGACATGGTGAACTGTCTCCGTGCGGAGCGGGCTCAAAACATGGGAGCAGGACGCAGAGGGTGGACGGGAATGGACAGGGTGGACGGAACACGCGCCTGGAGAGATGTGGTCATCAGCTGCTGACGGTGCGTGGACAGAGCACAGAGGAACAGAGTTTTTATCTTCATGGCTACAGAGGGCGTTACCTCATGCTGGGAGGAGACACTGGTGCTGATCTAACATGCTGGTCCCCCAAAGGGTTCCAGGACCCCAAGGGACCTGATGGGCCCCCAGTGATACAGAATACAGTTTATTTTAGGCACAATCTAACTCACCAAGCATCCATTCCCTTTAGAAAAGAAAGAACTGCAAACAGATGGAttaatacagatttttttaaaatcccttCAAGGCCtggggccagttgcacaaaacaccttaagttaagatttccCTTAAAGTCCATGTTAAggctttctttaaaaaatcagTTGAACAAAACACGTCTTCTCCTTCGGGTTGCTTTCAAATTTTCACTTTAGTATTTAAggttttctccttatcttggacttatacttaaggaatcccttaaAGTTATTTAAACCATTGCGCAAAAGACTTAAGATATCACAAGCCTGGCAGCAAACACATGGTTACCATGGAAACTGTATTTTACCTCTGTAAAATCTGTCAAAGCAATAAATGTCTTAACATTTTCACTTAACTAAGGAAATCTTCCCAGGGATTCTGTGCAGTACCCTTAAGTAAGTCCCTTAGCTGAGGAAAAATTAAAGTGTcatactttatattttttttatttaacctttatttaacatttaaataccTTTATTTATTGAACAAAGTGGCctctcaaaaaaataaaaacaagcacatgtctctgtcaccacattctttctGATGCCCTTAAATCCATCGATGGATataaggagaaaacttaaggtgttttgtgcaactggctcCTGAGCTTTACTTTGTGAATTACACAGAGGCTCTATCTGTAAAATTCAGGTTTCAGGATTTTAAGCTTTTTAACCTTGACCgctgttgaaaaaaataaaataataatgataataaagtaattaaatttCCCCTTGGGAATAAATAAAGTATatcaaattaaataataataataatttgggAATGATAGCAGGTTTTAATGATATGTTTTTAAGTGGCAGCAAG
The sequence above is drawn from the Epinephelus moara isolate mb chromosome 12, YSFRI_EMoa_1.0, whole genome shotgun sequence genome and encodes:
- the tcf21 gene encoding transcription factor 21, which codes for MSTGSLSDVDDELLDGILKFGSSGKDSNESTEESSNCEGTCANDAPGKKRKTASRKTAPKGVAQQEGKHVQRNAANARERARMRVLSKAFSRLKTTLPWVPADTKLSKLDTLRLASSYIAHLRQILANDKYENGYIHPVNLTWPFMVAGKPDNDLKEMLNTTRLCGTTAS